From the genome of Nicotiana sylvestris chromosome 2, ASM39365v2, whole genome shotgun sequence, one region includes:
- the LOC138885794 gene encoding secreted RxLR effector protein 161-like yields the protein MYQGIIGSLFYLTASRPDIVFSVGLCERFQSNPKESHLKAAKRMLRYLKGYLADRKSTSGMAHFLGSCLISWGTRKQNLVALSTAEAEYVAATL from the exons ATGTATCAGGGAATCATTGGATCTCTATTCTACCTTACTGCTAGTAGGCCAGACATTGTATTTAGTGTGGGATTATGTgaaaggtttcaatcaaatcctaaggaatctcatctgaaggctgcTAAGAGAATGCTGAGATATCTTAAGG GTTATCTGGCGGACAGGAAAAGCACATCTGGAATGGCTCATTTCCTTGGATCATGTCTAATATCATGGGGTACAAGGAAACAAAACttagtggctctttcaacagctgaagcagaatatgttgCAGCTACATTGTGA